One window from the genome of Streptococcus salivarius encodes:
- the frr gene encoding ribosome recycling factor, giving the protein MTNAIIEKAKERFTHSHESLAREFGSIRAGRANASLLDRITVEYYGAPTPLNQLASITVPEARVLLISPFDKGSIADIERAINESDLGINPANDGSVVRLVIPALTEETRKELAKEVKKVGENAKIAIRNIRRDAMDEAKKQEKDKEITEDQLKALEKDIQKATDDAVNKIDSMTAEKEKELLTV; this is encoded by the coding sequence ATGACAAACGCAATTATTGAAAAAGCAAAAGAACGTTTCACCCACTCACACGAGTCATTGGCCCGTGAATTTGGCTCTATCCGTGCAGGTCGTGCCAATGCCTCACTTCTTGACCGCATCACTGTAGAATACTACGGTGCTCCAACACCACTTAACCAATTGGCTTCAATCACGGTTCCTGAAGCACGTGTCCTTTTGATTTCACCATTTGATAAAGGTTCAATTGCTGATATCGAACGAGCTATCAATGAATCTGACCTTGGAATCAACCCAGCTAATGATGGTTCTGTTGTGCGCTTGGTTATCCCAGCACTTACAGAAGAAACACGTAAAGAGTTGGCTAAAGAAGTGAAAAAAGTCGGCGAAAATGCTAAAATCGCTATCCGTAACATCCGCCGCGATGCTATGGATGAAGCTAAGAAGCAAGAAAAAGACAAAGAAATCACAGAAGATCAATTGAAAGCTTTGGAAAAAGATATCCAAAAAGCAACTGATGACGCTGTTAATAAGATTGACAGCATGACAGCAGAAAAGGAAAAAGAACTCCTTACTGTTTAA
- a CDS encoding AAA family ATPase: protein MKRKQLSGKHIGIVFGTFAPMHVGHVDLITKAKRANDNVLVIVSGSNTQEDRGTRAGLSLNRRFRYVREVFYDDELVVVDKLDEAGMPAYPEGWVPWVNRVKELISKNTDNPEKITFYVGEPEYVTELNRYYPQAQVELIERSIINISATEIRDNPMENWRFITKPFRRHFTHKVLVVGSASGGKTTLVKDLARTYNAPCSLEYAREYQEKYNVRDDELDTNDYIHLLTDQYAQTSDIIDKGQHSGLIFADTNSTVTKVYIDYYLKENISKEEFDMLDRLYQVTQAREKWDLIFVILPKSNYVDDGFRDMTMADSQTRDWFTKHLLDLLSPFKDKIVILGENSNSDSFFADNYHNAKKAIKERLHIEI, encoded by the coding sequence ATGAAAAGAAAGCAATTATCAGGAAAGCACATCGGCATTGTTTTTGGAACTTTCGCTCCAATGCATGTTGGGCACGTTGACCTTATTACCAAGGCAAAACGCGCTAATGACAATGTGCTCGTCATCGTAAGTGGCAGCAACACACAAGAAGATCGGGGGACACGCGCAGGCCTATCACTCAACCGCCGTTTCCGTTATGTTCGAGAAGTTTTCTATGATGATGAATTAGTCGTTGTGGATAAACTGGATGAGGCTGGGATGCCAGCCTATCCCGAGGGATGGGTACCTTGGGTTAATCGTGTCAAAGAGCTTATCTCTAAAAATACGGATAATCCTGAAAAGATTACCTTTTATGTTGGAGAGCCAGAGTACGTGACCGAGCTCAATCGCTATTATCCTCAAGCTCAGGTAGAACTCATCGAACGCTCTATTATCAACATCTCTGCTACCGAGATTCGCGACAATCCTATGGAAAATTGGCGTTTTATCACCAAGCCTTTCCGTCGTCACTTTACTCATAAGGTTCTTGTCGTGGGCTCTGCTAGCGGTGGAAAAACTACTCTTGTTAAAGATTTGGCCCGAACTTACAACGCTCCCTGCTCTCTTGAATATGCTAGGGAATATCAAGAAAAGTATAATGTACGAGATGACGAGTTAGATACTAACGATTATATTCACCTCCTAACAGATCAATATGCCCAGACCTCTGATATCATTGATAAAGGGCAGCACTCAGGACTTATCTTTGCCGATACCAACTCAACAGTCACAAAAGTTTATATCGACTACTATTTGAAAGAAAATATTTCTAAAGAAGAATTTGATATGCTGGATCGGCTCTATCAAGTAACTCAAGCTCGTGAAAAATGGGATTTGATTTTTGTAATTCTGCCAAAATCAAACTATGTGGATGATGGCTTCCGTGACATGACTATGGCTGATAGCCAAACACGTGACTGGTTTACCAAGCATCTCTTAGACCTCCTATCACCATTCAAGGATAAAATCGTTATTTTAGGGGAAAATAGTAATAGTGACAGCTTCTTTGCGGACAACTACCACAATGCCAAAAAAGCAATCAAAGAACGTCTGCACATCGAGATTTAA
- a CDS encoding ABC-F family ATP-binding cassette domain-containing protein: MSDFIVEKLTKSVGDKTVFKEISFIIHDLDRIGIIGVNGTGKTTLLDVVSERIGFDGDVSPFTKANGYKIAYLTQEPEFDDSKTVLETVLSSDLREMALIREYETLMAEYSEENQARLEKVMAEMDSLDAWSIESEVKTVLSKLGLSDLSQKVGDLSGGLRRRVQLAQVLLNDADLLLLDEPTNHLDIDTIAWLTNFLKSSKKTVLFITHDRYFLDNVATRIFELDQANLIEYQGNYQDYVRLKAEQDERDAAALHKKKQLYKQELAWMRTQPQARATKQQARINRFKELKGEVHQTVNNDDLEINFETSRIGKKVVNFEHVDFAYEDGKQILSDFNLIMQNRDRIGIVGDNGVGKSTLLNLINGDLVPTAGVLDIGETVRIGYFSQQIKDMDESKRVINYLQEVADEVKTTVGTTSITELLEQFLFPRSTHGTQISKLSGGEKKRLYLLKILIEKPNILLLDEPTNDLDIATLTVLENFLNGFGGPVVTVSHDRYFLDKVANKILAFEEGGVREFFGNYTDYLDEKAFFQEQAALLEKEKEQASVKVEKVKEDKKRMSYFEKQEWATIEDEIADLEAKIEEIEAAMLENASDYGQLASLQRDLDAANETLLEKYERYEYLSELEG, encoded by the coding sequence ATGTCAGATTTTATTGTTGAAAAATTAACCAAGTCCGTTGGAGATAAGACGGTTTTTAAAGAGATTTCATTCATTATCCATGATTTGGATCGTATTGGGATTATTGGTGTCAATGGAACAGGTAAGACAACCTTGCTAGATGTTGTATCTGAGCGTATTGGTTTTGATGGTGATGTGTCACCTTTCACCAAGGCTAATGGCTATAAGATTGCTTATTTGACTCAAGAGCCAGAATTTGATGATAGCAAGACGGTGCTTGAAACTGTCTTGTCATCAGACCTTCGTGAGATGGCTTTGATTCGAGAATATGAAACCCTTATGGCAGAATATTCTGAGGAGAATCAGGCTCGCTTGGAGAAGGTTATGGCTGAGATGGATAGTCTAGATGCTTGGTCCATTGAGAGCGAGGTTAAGACAGTCTTGTCTAAGTTGGGATTGTCAGACCTCTCGCAAAAGGTCGGGGACCTCTCAGGTGGTCTTCGTCGCCGTGTGCAGTTGGCTCAGGTTCTCTTGAATGATGCAGATCTCTTGCTCTTGGATGAGCCAACCAACCATCTGGATATTGACACTATTGCTTGGCTGACTAATTTTCTCAAGTCTTCCAAAAAAACGGTCCTCTTTATTACCCACGACCGTTATTTCTTGGACAATGTGGCCACACGTATCTTTGAGCTAGACCAGGCTAATCTGATTGAATACCAGGGAAATTATCAAGACTATGTGCGTCTAAAAGCTGAACAAGATGAACGAGATGCAGCAGCTCTCCACAAGAAAAAGCAACTCTATAAGCAGGAGTTGGCATGGATGCGAACGCAACCACAGGCACGTGCGACCAAGCAACAAGCTCGTATCAATCGTTTTAAGGAGCTTAAGGGTGAGGTTCACCAAACGGTTAATAATGACGATCTTGAAATTAACTTTGAGACTAGCCGTATTGGTAAGAAAGTAGTGAACTTCGAGCATGTCGATTTTGCTTATGAAGATGGCAAGCAAATTCTCAGTGATTTCAATCTTATCATGCAAAATCGTGATCGTATCGGTATTGTTGGGGATAATGGTGTCGGGAAATCGACCTTGCTCAATCTGATTAATGGCGACCTTGTGCCCACAGCTGGTGTCCTAGATATTGGTGAGACGGTACGTATTGGTTATTTCTCGCAGCAAATTAAGGACATGGATGAGAGCAAGCGTGTCATTAACTACTTGCAAGAAGTTGCAGATGAGGTTAAGACAACGGTTGGAACAACTAGTATCACAGAGCTCTTAGAGCAATTCCTTTTCCCTCGTTCTACTCATGGGACACAGATTTCTAAGCTCTCTGGTGGGGAAAAGAAACGTCTTTATCTACTTAAGATTCTGATTGAAAAGCCTAATATTCTGCTCTTGGATGAGCCGACAAATGATTTGGACATTGCAACTTTGACGGTTTTGGAAAACTTCCTTAATGGTTTTGGTGGCCCTGTCGTTACCGTAAGTCACGACCGCTATTTCTTGGACAAGGTGGCTAACAAGATTCTAGCCTTTGAAGAGGGTGGTGTGCGAGAGTTCTTTGGTAACTACACTGACTACCTTGATGAAAAAGCCTTCTTCCAAGAGCAAGCAGCCCTCTTAGAGAAGGAAAAAGAGCAAGCTAGCGTTAAAGTTGAGAAAGTCAAAGAAGACAAAAAACGCATGAGCTACTTTGAAAAACAAGAGTGGGCGACCATAGAGGATGAGATTGCTGACCTTGAAGCCAAAATCGAAGAGATTGAAGCAGCCATGCTTGAAAATGCTAGCGATTATGGACAGTTAGCCTCCCTCCAACGAGACTTGGATGCTGCTAACGAAACCTTGCTTGAAAAGTATGAACGCTATGAGTATTTGAGTGAGCTAGAAGGATAA
- the gdhA gene encoding NADP-specific glutamate dehydrogenase, with protein sequence MTTGKEYVASVFEKVKAQNGHEAEFLQAVEEVFDSLVPVFDKYPKYIEENLLERLVEPERIVSFRVPWVDDKGQVQVNRGFRVQFSSAIGPYKGGLRFHPSVNQSIIKFLGFEQIFKNSLTGQPIGGGKGGSNFDPKGKSDNEIMRFCQSFMTELSKHIGADTDVPAGDIGVGGREIGYLYGQYKRLRNEYTGVLTGKGLNWGGSLARTEATGYGAVYFAEQMLNARGENFNGKTAVVSGAGNVAIYAIEKLQSLGAKAVTCSDSSGFVYDPDGIDVDLLKEIKEVKRERIVKYAEARPNATFTPAGGEKTVWSIKADLAFPCATQNELDETDAETLVANGVLAVSEGANMPSTLGAIDVFLKAGVSFGPAKAANAGGVAVSALEMAQNSGRTQWTFEEVDAKLYDIMKGIYENAAAAAKEFGHEGNLVVGANIAGFLKVADAMSAQGIV encoded by the coding sequence ATGACAACAGGTAAAGAGTACGTTGCTAGCGTTTTTGAAAAAGTGAAAGCTCAAAATGGCCATGAGGCTGAGTTCCTTCAAGCAGTTGAAGAAGTTTTCGATTCACTTGTTCCTGTCTTCGATAAATATCCTAAATATATTGAAGAAAACCTTTTGGAACGTTTGGTTGAACCAGAACGTATCGTTTCATTCCGTGTGCCATGGGTTGACGATAAAGGACAAGTACAAGTAAACCGTGGTTTCCGTGTACAATTCTCATCAGCTATTGGTCCTTACAAAGGTGGTCTTCGTTTCCACCCATCAGTAAACCAATCAATCATTAAATTCCTTGGTTTCGAACAAATCTTTAAAAACTCATTGACTGGTCAACCAATCGGTGGTGGTAAAGGTGGATCAAACTTCGATCCTAAAGGTAAATCAGATAACGAAATCATGCGTTTCTGCCAAAGCTTCATGACTGAATTGAGCAAACACATTGGTGCAGATACAGACGTACCTGCAGGTGATATCGGTGTTGGTGGACGTGAAATTGGTTACCTCTATGGCCAATACAAACGTCTTCGTAATGAGTACACAGGTGTTCTTACTGGTAAAGGTTTGAACTGGGGTGGATCACTTGCTCGTACAGAAGCAACTGGTTACGGTGCTGTTTACTTTGCAGAACAAATGCTTAATGCACGTGGTGAAAACTTTAACGGTAAAACAGCAGTTGTTTCAGGTGCTGGTAACGTTGCCATCTACGCTATTGAAAAATTGCAAAGCCTAGGTGCTAAAGCTGTAACATGTTCTGACTCATCTGGTTTTGTTTATGATCCAGACGGAATTGACGTTGACTTGTTGAAAGAAATCAAAGAAGTTAAACGTGAACGTATCGTTAAATATGCAGAAGCTCGTCCAAATGCAACCTTCACACCTGCTGGTGGTGAAAAGACAGTTTGGTCTATCAAAGCTGACTTGGCATTCCCATGTGCAACTCAAAATGAATTGGATGAAACAGATGCAGAAACACTTGTAGCAAATGGTGTGTTGGCTGTTTCAGAAGGTGCTAACATGCCTTCAACTTTGGGAGCTATTGATGTCTTCCTTAAAGCTGGTGTATCATTTGGTCCTGCCAAAGCTGCTAACGCTGGTGGTGTTGCTGTATCAGCTCTTGAAATGGCACAAAACAGCGGACGTACACAATGGACATTCGAAGAAGTTGATGCTAAACTTTACGATATCATGAAAGGTATCTACGAAAATGCTGCAGCAGCTGCTAAAGAATTTGGTCATGAAGGTAACCTTGTTGTGGGTGCCAACATCGCTGGATTCCTTAAAGTTGCAGACGCTATGTCAGCTCAAGGTATTGTTTAA
- the pyrH gene encoding UMP kinase, giving the protein MAEPKYKRVLIKLSGEALAGERGVGIDLPTVQAMAKEIAEVADSGIQIALVIGGGNLWRGEPAAEAGMDRVQADYTGMLGTTMNALVMADSLKQLGVDTRVQTAIDMKSVAEPYIRGRALRHLEKGRIVIFAAGIGSPYFSTDTTAALRAAEIEADAILMAKNGVDGVYNDDPRKNADAVKFDELTHVEVIKRGLKIMDATASTLSMDNDIDLVVFNMNEPGNIKRVIFGEQIGTTVSNKAESHK; this is encoded by the coding sequence ATGGCAGAACCAAAATACAAACGTGTCCTCATTAAGCTTTCAGGTGAAGCTCTAGCTGGTGAACGAGGTGTTGGGATTGATCTTCCAACTGTCCAAGCTATGGCTAAAGAAATTGCTGAGGTAGCGGATTCAGGTATTCAAATTGCTCTAGTTATCGGTGGTGGTAACCTTTGGCGTGGGGAACCTGCAGCTGAAGCAGGAATGGATCGTGTTCAAGCAGACTATACTGGTATGCTTGGAACAACTATGAATGCCCTTGTTATGGCAGATAGTTTGAAACAACTCGGTGTTGATACACGTGTTCAGACAGCGATTGATATGAAATCTGTGGCAGAGCCTTATATTCGTGGTCGTGCCCTTCGTCACCTTGAAAAAGGTCGTATTGTTATCTTTGCAGCAGGTATTGGTTCACCGTACTTCTCAACAGATACAACAGCGGCTCTTCGTGCAGCTGAAATTGAAGCTGATGCTATTCTTATGGCTAAAAACGGCGTTGATGGTGTCTACAATGACGACCCTCGTAAAAACGCTGATGCTGTCAAATTTGATGAATTGACACACGTGGAAGTTATCAAACGTGGTTTGAAAATTATGGATGCCACAGCTTCTACCCTTTCAATGGATAATGACATTGACCTTGTTGTCTTCAATATGAACGAACCAGGAAACATCAAACGTGTTATCTTTGGTGAGCAAATTGGGACAACTGTATCTAACAAAGCAGAATCACACAAGTAA
- a CDS encoding response regulator transcription factor, with translation MALKILLAEDEEALSRVYKAALEHQGYEVDQAFNGQEAVDLAAQNAYQVMIMDIMMPIKTGIEALKEIRSSGNTTHVIMLTAMAEVDDRVTGLDAGADDYLTKPISLKELLARLRSLERRVNETFTAKILTLGSVRLDQEEQELVAGNAIRLSSRETKLMAHFMLNPAKKLTTEHLFKTIWDDEEDVDESIVWVYISYLRQKLQAIQADISILGEKGGDFCLLAN, from the coding sequence ATGGCTTTGAAAATTCTACTAGCTGAGGATGAGGAAGCTCTTTCTCGAGTTTACAAGGCGGCTCTTGAGCATCAAGGCTATGAGGTGGATCAGGCCTTTAACGGTCAAGAGGCAGTTGACCTAGCTGCACAAAATGCCTATCAAGTAATGATTATGGATATCATGATGCCCATTAAAACAGGTATTGAGGCCCTGAAAGAGATTCGCTCCTCTGGGAATACGACGCATGTCATTATGTTGACGGCCATGGCTGAAGTTGATGATCGTGTGACAGGACTTGACGCTGGGGCAGACGATTACTTGACCAAGCCGATTTCTCTTAAAGAACTTTTGGCTCGTTTGCGCTCGCTAGAGCGTCGTGTTAACGAGACCTTTACTGCCAAAATTTTGACACTTGGTTCTGTACGTTTGGACCAGGAGGAACAGGAGTTGGTAGCTGGCAACGCCATTCGACTTTCAAGCAGAGAGACCAAGTTAATGGCTCACTTCATGCTCAATCCTGCTAAGAAATTAACGACTGAGCACCTTTTTAAGACCATCTGGGATGATGAGGAAGATGTGGACGAGTCGATTGTCTGGGTCTATATTTCCTATTTGCGTCAGAAATTGCAAGCCATCCAGGCTGATATCAGCATTCTTGGTGAAAAGGGTGGTGACTTTTGCCTTCTTGCCAATTAG
- a CDS encoding HdeD family acid-resistance protein has product MKSFTLISGILITLLGVFFFANPTNLLAIVGWLFALVMLVSGVSSLMVYFKRDNENRSFFQLLQSIISIVFGIILLSTSAWVLSGVAVTIIAWWLLVSAFTQGFQAYRQRQFGFSGQPALSITLICLVFGLLLFSAPFFSAFLIGRLVASLIIFAGVSVLSFSFRLW; this is encoded by the coding sequence ATGAAAAGTTTTACATTGATTAGTGGAATTCTCATTACACTCTTGGGTGTCTTTTTCTTCGCTAATCCTACAAATCTTCTTGCCATCGTTGGTTGGCTATTTGCCCTAGTGATGCTGGTATCTGGTGTTTCAAGTCTCATGGTTTATTTTAAACGAGATAACGAAAACCGCTCCTTCTTCCAACTGCTTCAGAGTATCATTTCCATCGTTTTTGGTATTATCCTGCTATCAACATCAGCATGGGTACTCTCGGGCGTAGCTGTAACCATTATCGCTTGGTGGCTTCTTGTCTCAGCATTTACGCAAGGCTTTCAAGCTTATCGCCAACGTCAATTCGGCTTCTCAGGTCAACCTGCCCTATCAATCACCTTGATTTGTCTAGTCTTTGGACTCCTGCTCTTTAGTGCTCCGTTTTTCTCAGCCTTTCTTATTGGGCGCTTGGTAGCTTCCTTAATTATCTTCGCGGGGGTCTCTGTCCTCTCCTTTTCGTTCCGCTTGTGGTAG
- a CDS encoding sensor histidine kinase has translation MFRRLRLQFITIASLAILFILVFTVGIINTVRSFQTEQEISKVLNTLTENNGSFGKTKKIETNQGREIPLDSFRFFSVTLSGDKVISQDTSHTSLIDDEEAVSYALAARRMTNTLGTIREKNINLSYQVSKVSKNKILVVFLDTTSYYNSSQALLSLSILLSLFGFIFFVVIVSALSGIVIRPFIRNYEKQRRFITNASHELKTPLAIISANTELQELMTGENEWTKSTKDQVARLTTLINSLVALSRLEEQPDIVLQDVDFSYITEDAAEDFKGPVVRDGKSFVMDITPDIHVKAEEKSLFELVTLLVDNANKYCDPEGTVTVRLRQIGRTRKRARLEVSNTYKEGKAVDYSKFFERFYRIEESHNNKEHKGFGIGLSMAQSMVKLFKGRIFASYKNDTITFTVIL, from the coding sequence ATGTTTAGACGTTTACGACTTCAATTTATTACGATTGCTTCCTTGGCTATTCTCTTTATCTTGGTTTTTACAGTGGGAATCATCAATACTGTGAGGTCCTTTCAGACAGAACAGGAAATTAGTAAGGTTCTCAACACGCTTACAGAAAATAATGGTAGTTTCGGAAAAACTAAAAAAATTGAGACCAATCAAGGGCGTGAAATTCCATTGGATAGTTTTCGTTTTTTCAGTGTGACCTTATCTGGTGATAAAGTGATCAGTCAGGATACCAGCCATACTTCTTTAATAGATGATGAAGAAGCTGTTAGCTATGCACTTGCAGCTAGACGTATGACGAATACTCTTGGAACAATTAGAGAAAAAAATATCAATCTGAGTTATCAGGTTAGCAAAGTCAGCAAAAATAAGATTCTTGTGGTCTTCCTGGACACGACCTCTTATTACAATTCTTCCCAAGCCTTGCTCAGTCTTTCTATCCTCTTATCACTGTTTGGGTTTATCTTTTTTGTCGTCATTGTCAGTGCCTTATCAGGAATCGTCATTCGTCCCTTCATTCGAAACTACGAAAAGCAGCGACGTTTTATTACCAATGCTAGTCATGAATTAAAGACACCATTGGCCATTATTTCTGCCAATACGGAGCTACAGGAACTCATGACTGGAGAGAACGAATGGACCAAGTCAACGAAAGACCAGGTGGCACGCTTGACCACTCTAATCAATTCTCTGGTAGCCCTATCTCGTCTGGAGGAGCAGCCGGATATTGTTCTTCAAGATGTCGATTTTTCCTATATTACTGAGGATGCAGCAGAGGACTTTAAGGGACCTGTCGTTCGAGACGGTAAATCTTTTGTCATGGACATCACACCGGATATTCATGTAAAGGCAGAGGAGAAGTCTCTCTTTGAACTTGTGACTCTCCTTGTGGATAATGCTAACAAGTATTGTGATCCAGAAGGGACAGTTACGGTAAGACTTCGTCAGATTGGAAGAACGCGAAAACGGGCTCGTTTAGAAGTGTCAAATACCTATAAAGAAGGTAAGGCTGTTGATTATAGCAAGTTTTTTGAGCGTTTTTATCGTATTGAAGAATCCCATAATAACAAAGAACACAAAGGTTTTGGCATTGGCCTGTCCATGGCTCAAAGTATGGTCAAATTATTTAAGGGGCGTATCTTTGCTTCTTATAAAAATGACACCATCACCTTTACAGTTATCTTGTAA
- a CDS encoding MarR family winged helix-turn-helix transcriptional regulator encodes MHGKDPFNEIKKFINTMESRVQELGKAYGVEHLAGPQGFAVRYLFENQDKEIFIKDVEKRLSISKSVASNLVKRMERNGFVELVTSDKDKRYKYVHLTDLGKKKAQDVGHFREAIHEQLLEGISKEDAEIAFRVFHQIRKNLEKNKE; translated from the coding sequence ATGCATGGAAAAGATCCTTTTAATGAAATCAAAAAATTCATCAATACCATGGAATCTAGAGTGCAAGAGCTAGGCAAAGCTTACGGCGTTGAGCATTTAGCTGGTCCACAAGGGTTTGCCGTCAGGTACTTGTTTGAGAACCAAGATAAAGAAATCTTTATCAAAGATGTCGAGAAAAGGCTATCTATATCTAAATCAGTGGCTAGTAATTTGGTCAAACGTATGGAGAGAAACGGTTTCGTTGAATTGGTGACATCGGACAAGGACAAACGCTACAAGTATGTTCATCTGACAGACTTGGGTAAAAAGAAGGCCCAAGATGTTGGACATTTCCGAGAGGCTATCCATGAACAGTTATTAGAAGGCATTTCGAAAGAGGATGCTGAAATAGCTTTTCGGGTCTTTCACCAAATTCGTAAGAATTTAGAAAAAAATAAGGAGTAA
- a CDS encoding GNAT family N-acetyltransferase yields the protein MLDYLQNGATKLFRFISITKLFKYFNFVEESERHLEDSAEYDWYLMMLAVTPDYQRKGIGSRFLLEGVEPFVRSTGGRSLGLITNRDYNVLSMRKMATKQCGL from the coding sequence ATGCTTGACTATCTCCAGAACGGAGCGACCAAGCTTTTCCGTTTCATAAGCATCACTAAGTTGTTTAAGTACTTTAATTTTGTTGAAGAGTCTGAAAGACATCTGGAGGATTCTGCAGAATACGATTGGTACCTGATGATGTTAGCAGTAACTCCAGATTATCAAAGAAAAGGTATAGGAAGTCGTTTCTTGCTTGAAGGGGTTGAACCTTTTGTACGTAGTACAGGAGGTCGTAGTCTTGGCTTGATTACCAATCGCGATTACAATGTGCTTTCTATGAGAAAAATGGCTACAAAGCAATGTGGGTTATAA
- a CDS encoding NUDIX domain-containing protein yields MTRTFENSGSEKEFLDIYQREEMDKYVKPSVTVDSVIFRYYEGRVQTLLIKRKNHPFMGKYAFSGGFVQEQEDLNLAVCREVQEETSITLNPDHIEQLITVGTPYRDPRMWTITVAYLCFMTFNDIQVEKAADDAASTHWLDIAMVDGQLQLVDGDKALSHDDLAFDHWEILLTAMERIKGRLEYYPTILSIMPEENTLTTYRQLFGTFNEDYLKMDSTNFLRRFKHLFQKTGRQVATRTRKAATYTYHIKPL; encoded by the coding sequence ATGACTAGAACCTTCGAAAACTCTGGTAGCGAAAAGGAATTTTTGGACATCTATCAGCGAGAGGAAATGGATAAGTACGTTAAGCCCTCAGTGACCGTTGACTCGGTCATCTTCCGCTATTATGAAGGAAGAGTCCAAACCTTACTTATCAAGCGAAAAAACCATCCCTTCATGGGGAAATACGCCTTCAGTGGTGGCTTCGTTCAGGAGCAAGAAGATCTCAATCTAGCTGTCTGTCGCGAAGTACAGGAGGAAACATCCATTACACTCAATCCTGATCATATTGAGCAACTCATTACTGTGGGAACACCTTATCGGGATCCTCGAATGTGGACCATTACAGTGGCTTACCTCTGCTTCATGACCTTCAATGACATTCAAGTGGAAAAGGCTGCCGACGATGCAGCGTCTACGCATTGGTTAGACATTGCCATGGTAGACGGTCAACTGCAACTTGTTGATGGTGATAAGGCGCTGTCACATGATGACCTTGCCTTTGACCATTGGGAAATTCTCTTAACAGCTATGGAACGTATCAAGGGACGACTCGAATACTATCCAACTATCCTTTCCATTATGCCCGAGGAAAACACCTTGACCACCTACCGCCAACTTTTTGGTACCTTCAATGAAGACTACCTCAAGATGGATTCCACAAATTTCTTGCGTCGCTTTAAACACCTCTTCCAAAAAACAGGTCGTCAGGTAGCTACTAGAACCAGAAAGGCTGCCACCTACACTTATCATATCAAGCCGCTCTAA
- a CDS encoding peptide deformylase: MIKTIVKDVFFLGQKSTEATKEDLYLAKDLRDTLEFHKDACVGMAANMIGVKKRVIIVNIGFVNLVMFNPVLVSKSSPFQTEEFCLSLEGSRPTRRYESIEVAYLDEQWMPKQLSFSGMPAQIIQHELDHLEGIII; encoded by the coding sequence ATGATAAAAACTATCGTAAAGGATGTCTTTTTCCTTGGACAAAAATCGACAGAAGCGACTAAAGAAGACCTCTATTTGGCTAAAGATTTGCGTGATACATTGGAGTTTCATAAGGATGCCTGTGTGGGTATGGCTGCCAATATGATTGGAGTTAAAAAGCGTGTCATTATCGTCAATATCGGTTTTGTTAATCTAGTCATGTTTAATCCTGTTTTAGTCAGCAAGTCCTCACCTTTTCAAACAGAGGAGTTTTGTTTATCTTTAGAAGGAAGTCGTCCAACCAGACGTTATGAGTCGATTGAGGTAGCTTATTTAGATGAACAATGGATGCCTAAACAGTTAAGTTTTTCTGGCATGCCAGCCCAAATTATTCAACATGAATTGGACCATTTGGAGGGTATTATTATTTAG